A genomic stretch from Gorilla gorilla gorilla isolate KB3781 chromosome 20, NHGRI_mGorGor1-v2.1_pri, whole genome shotgun sequence includes:
- the JUND gene encoding transcription factor JunD produces METPFYGDEALSGLGGGASGSGGSFASPGRLFPGAPPTAAAGSMMKKDALTLSLSEQVAAALKPAAAPPPTPLRADGAPSAAPPDGLLASPDLGLLKLASPELERLIIQSNGLVTTTPTSSQFLYPKVAASEEQEFAEGFVKALEDLHKQNQLGAGAAAAAAAAAGGPSGTATGSAPPGELAPAAAAPEAPVYANLSSYAGGAGGAGGAATVAFAAEPVPFPPPPPPGALGPPRLAALKDEPQTVPDVPSFGESPPLSPIDMDTQERIKAERKRLRNRIAASKCRKRKLERISRLEEKVKTLKSQNTELASTASLLREQVAQLKQKVLSHVNSGCQLLPQHQVPAY; encoded by the coding sequence ATGGAAACACCCTTCTACGGCGATGAGGCGCTGAGCGGCCTGGGCGGCGGCGCCAGTGGCAGCGGCGGCAGCTTCGCGTCCCCGGGCCGCTTGTTCCCCGGGGCGCCCCCGACGGCCGCGGCCGGCAGCATGATGAAGAAGGACGCGCTGACGCTGAGCCTGAGTGAGCAGGTGGCGGCAGCGCTCAAGCCTGCGGCCGCGCCGCCTCCTACCCCCCTGCGCGCCGACGGCGCCCCCAGCGCGGCACCCCCCGACGGCCTGCTTGCCTCTCCCGACCTGGGGCTGCTGAAGCTGGCCTCCCCCGAGCTCGAGCGCCTCATCATCCAGTCCAACGGGCTGGTCACCACCACGCCGACGAGCTCACAGTTCCTCTACCCCAAGGTGGCGGCCAGCGAGGAGCAGGAGTTCGCCGAGGGCTTCGTCAAGGCCCTGGAGGATTTACACAAGCAGAACCAGCTCGGCGCGggcgcggccgccgccgccgccgccgccgccgggggGCCCTCGGGCACGGCCACGGGCTCCGCGCCCCCCGGCGAGCTGGCCCCGGCGGCGGCCGCGCCCGAAGCGCCTGTCTACGCGAACCTGAGCAGCTACGCGGGCGGCGCCGGGGGCGCGGGGGGCGCCGCGACGGTCGCCTTCGCTGCCGAACCTGTGCCCTTCCCGCCGCCGCCACCCCCAGGCGCGTTGGGGCCGCCGCGCCTGGCTGCGCTCAAGGACGAGCCACAGACGGTGCCCGACGTGCCGAGCTTCGGCGAGAGCCCGCCGCTGTCGCCCATCGACATGGACACGCAGGAGCGCATCAAGGCGGAGCGCAAGCGGCTGCGCAACCGCATCGCCGCCTCCAAGTGCCGCAAGCGCAAGCTGGAGCGCATCTCGCGCCTGGAAGAGAAAGTGAAGACCCTCAAGAGTCAGAACACGGAGCTGGCGTCCACGGCGAGCCTGCTGCGCGAGCAGGTGGCGCAGCTCAAGCAGAAAGTCCTCAGCCACGTCAACAGCGGCTGCCAGCTGCTGCCCCAGCACCAGGTGCCCGCGTACTGA
- the LOC101126759 gene encoding uncharacterized protein gives MGNWVTPRLPHSSVPNRVTPRPAQPSVVTRRSPSRGHPSRTFTVASDQGHLSMANWGSQNLAQPSMDSGEPSSLAQPSQAPGVTSNLAQPSQAFGVSPSPDYPSQSVGEYSMLAQPFQPTEASPSPTYPSQAIREYPTLAQPFQPTEVSPRPAHPYQLTEVSPSAAYSYQPSEVSPNPGYLSMAIEMSPSPGYPSVATEVSPSPTYPYQPTEISPSSGYLSVATEVSPSPGYPSQPTEVSPSSGYLSVATEVSPSPDYSSQPTEVSPSSGYLSMATEVSPSPGYPFQPTEVSPSPDYPCVATGESPSLAQPSQPTEVSPSSAYPSVVTGESPSLAQS, from the coding sequence ATGGGTAATTGGGTGACCCCAAGGCTACCACACTCCTCTGTGCCTAATAGAGTGACACCAAGACCAGCACAGCCATCTGTGGTGACTAGGAGGTCCCCAAGCCGAGGACACCCATCAAGGACCTTTACAGTGGCCTCAGACCAAGGTCACCTATCAATGGCTAACTGGGGGTCCCAAAACCTAGCCCAGCCATCTATGGACAGTGGGGAGCCCTCAAGCCTAGCCCAGCCATCTCAAGCCCCTGGGGTAACCTCAAACCTGGCCCAGCCATCTCAAGCCTTTGGGGTGTCTCCAAGTCCAGACTACCCATCTCAGTCTGTTGGGGAGTACTCAATGCTGGCTCAGCCATTTCAGCCCACTGAGGCGTCCCCAAGTCCAACCTACCCATCTCAGGCCATTAGGGAGTACCCAACCCTGGCCCAGCCATTTCAGCCCACTGAGGTATCTCCACGCCCAGCCCACCCGTATCAGCTCACTGAGGTGTCCCCAAGTGCAGCCTACTCATATCAGCCCAGTGAGGTGTCCCCAAACCCAGGCTACCTATCTATGGCCATTGAGATGTCCCCAAGCCCAGGATACCCATCTGTGGCCACTGAGGTGTCCCCAAGCCCAACCTACCCATATCAGCCCACTGAGATATCCCCAAGCTCAGGCTACCTATCTGTGGCCACTGAAGTGTCCCCAAGCCCAGGCTACCCATCTCAGCCCACTGAGGTGTCCCCAAGCTCAGGCTACCTATCTGTGGCCACTGAAGTGTCCCCAAGCCCAGACTACTCATCTCAGCCCACTGAGGTGTCCCCAAGCTCAGGCTACCTATCTATGGCCACTGAGGTGTCCCCAAGCCCCGGCTACCCATTTCAGCCCACTGAGGTGTCCCCAAGCCCAGACTATCCATGCGTGGCCACTGGGGAGTCCCCTAGCCTTGCCCAGCCATCTCAGCCCACTGAGGTGTCCCCAAGCTCAGCCTACCCATCTGTGGTCACTGGGGAGTCTCCAAGCCTGGCCCAGTCATAG